In a single window of the Dinghuibacter silviterrae genome:
- a CDS encoding DUF3560 domain-containing protein produces the protein MKHNYQERKDNRIAFARAQASKQQKKSESSFDQAHRIGNATQGEPIKIGHHSEKRHRRDLERMDNAMRDSIEADKKADYYAEKADSIEHNRAISSDDPDALVKLRAQLEECEQKQAFMKQANKCVRKYDKAAYLKLPGATEADWLALNEGNSGGVRGYLHFELSNNNANINRLKKRIAVLEREEAITEDEQVIKGVTLRMNKEANRVQLIFPDIPPKPVRETLVRNGFRWCRSERAWQRHLNNAGRWAAKLFLEGYQP, from the coding sequence ATGAAACACAATTATCAGGAAAGAAAAGACAACCGGATCGCCTTTGCCAGGGCGCAGGCGTCTAAACAGCAAAAAAAATCCGAATCCAGTTTCGACCAGGCGCACCGGATCGGCAACGCCACCCAGGGCGAACCTATCAAGATCGGCCACCACTCAGAAAAGCGCCATCGGCGCGACCTGGAACGCATGGACAACGCCATGCGGGATTCCATCGAGGCCGACAAAAAGGCCGATTACTATGCAGAGAAAGCCGACAGTATCGAGCACAACCGGGCCATATCCAGCGATGACCCGGACGCCCTGGTAAAGCTCCGCGCCCAACTGGAAGAATGCGAGCAGAAGCAAGCATTCATGAAGCAGGCCAACAAGTGTGTGCGGAAGTACGACAAAGCAGCTTATCTCAAACTACCCGGAGCGACCGAAGCCGACTGGCTGGCCTTAAACGAAGGGAACTCCGGAGGTGTTAGGGGATATCTACACTTTGAGCTATCCAACAACAACGCAAACATCAACCGGCTCAAAAAGCGGATAGCGGTGTTGGAAAGGGAGGAAGCTATCACAGAGGACGAGCAGGTCATCAAAGGGGTTACCCTCAGAATGAACAAGGAAGCCAATCGCGTCCAGCTCATTTTTCCGGATATTCCCCCCAAACCTGTACGGGAAACCCTTGTACGCAATGGGTTTCGCTGGTGCAGGTCGGAACGTGCCTGGCAGCGCCACCTGAACAATGCAGGCCGGTGGGCCGCAAAGCTCTTCCTGGAAGGCTATCAACCATAA
- a CDS encoding JAB domain-containing protein translates to MNKNNGLLVPDIKVRFHPKVRMVDLHKIGDAKSAYALFKEKWNMDTIALREEFRVMYINQASRVLGIDLLAIGGINSAHLDTRIMWATALKKAATAIIVAHNHPSGNLEPSMNDRLSTRTIKEGGDILGIKLLDHLILAEDGFISFAEQGLL, encoded by the coding sequence ATGAACAAGAACAATGGATTACTGGTGCCGGACATCAAGGTTCGCTTTCACCCCAAGGTTAGAATGGTCGATCTGCATAAAATTGGTGACGCTAAATCGGCCTACGCACTTTTCAAAGAGAAGTGGAACATGGATACGATTGCCCTGCGGGAAGAATTCAGGGTAATGTATATTAATCAAGCAAGCCGGGTATTGGGTATTGATCTCTTGGCCATTGGTGGCATTAACAGTGCTCACCTCGATACAAGGATCATGTGGGCTACGGCCTTGAAAAAAGCCGCGACCGCGATCATTGTAGCCCATAACCACCCTTCCGGAAACTTGGAGCCTAGCATGAATGATCGTTTATCGACCAGGACCATCAAAGAAGGGGGGGACATACTGGGTATCAAATTGCTGGATCATTTGATCCTGGCCGAAGATGGCTTTATCTCCTTCGCTGAGCAGGGGCTGCTCTGA
- a CDS encoding RNA polymerase sigma factor — protein MRLEEFSAVYRPFHDKLYQSFSYKLRVSSYKGNKDDCIRELIQITALETYLKCLDGRSEGYPLTVLIRLTARDVFYDFFNPPKKEPNLVALDYSSYMVNPDPDPYEQLVLREQMDIVRSTVDPISLELLERRVDKIPYQVLSVDYQSTVAAIKAKLHRKRAELRERLTRG, from the coding sequence ATGCGGCTTGAAGAGTTTAGTGCTGTTTATAGACCTTTTCACGATAAATTATATCAAAGTTTTTCTTACAAACTTCGTGTTTCTTCGTACAAAGGCAATAAAGATGATTGTATTCGAGAACTTATACAGATCACTGCGTTGGAAACTTATTTAAAATGCCTAGATGGACGGTCGGAGGGGTACCCGCTTACAGTCCTTATTCGTCTCACAGCAAGAGATGTTTTTTATGATTTTTTCAATCCACCCAAAAAAGAACCTAATCTGGTGGCTTTGGACTATTCTAGTTATATGGTCAACCCCGATCCCGATCCTTATGAACAGTTAGTATTAAGAGAACAGATGGATATTGTTCGTTCTACGGTGGATCCAATATCTCTGGAGCTATTGGAGCGTCGCGTTGATAAAATACCCTATCAGGTACTGTCGGTAGACTACCAAAGTACTGTCGCCGCTATCAAAGCCAAGCTGCACAGAAAACGGGCAGAGCTTCGAGAGCGCCTAACCCGAGGATAG
- a CDS encoding DUF4238 domain-containing protein gives MLLPTRQTALLKILFRFQDDISIEVEDLTAIYVFLFSDKPVYLTLQQPSLRAVVETLKEVVDTHHMTSLGQISDYFDQQKLLLSDFLSEVQAEIDINRKWANDHLTYSSLKEGIVKRLFIPSSTYFSIAQEKGDLFNELYSAQQDAYTHFFGRYLHQFAEYDHVFVLLDACHSQISFKNLNEVVGQVKKLSQMDCYADPMEVSMNNNIMGIYDKLLELIAEERPLSDMKFKLGLTTWLCHIKCDYREDSSSSNELYSYAWDHYNFYEEVSVFYYRILADKKWSILKSPKNLSWLTSDNPGFVVEKDDSGTVKVETNHIWDRMQSKIARFYYPLSKEYCLRIESESFVKQSEMDVPIEFVDCSENEWQEINEQTIQVSKEMVISSDRKMLELFTDIIG, from the coding sequence ATGCTTTTACCAACTCGTCAAACGGCCTTACTCAAAATCCTTTTCCGCTTTCAAGATGATATATCTATAGAAGTAGAAGACCTGACTGCAATCTATGTATTCTTGTTTAGTGACAAACCCGTCTATCTTACCTTGCAGCAGCCTTCTTTGCGGGCCGTCGTTGAAACTTTGAAGGAGGTCGTTGATACACACCATATGACTTCTTTGGGACAGATATCTGATTATTTTGATCAGCAGAAGTTATTATTGTCAGATTTTCTTTCTGAGGTTCAGGCGGAGATAGATATTAATAGAAAATGGGCTAACGACCACCTTACTTATAGCTCTTTAAAAGAGGGAATTGTGAAAAGGCTATTTATACCATCTTCGACATACTTTTCTATTGCGCAAGAAAAGGGTGACTTATTTAATGAGTTATATTCAGCACAACAAGATGCTTATACTCATTTCTTTGGTAGGTATTTACATCAATTTGCTGAATATGATCACGTCTTCGTTTTACTTGATGCTTGCCATAGCCAGATTTCTTTTAAGAATTTGAATGAGGTTGTCGGGCAGGTAAAAAAACTGAGTCAAATGGATTGTTATGCCGATCCTATGGAAGTTTCGATGAACAATAATATCATGGGAATATATGATAAGCTTTTAGAACTCATTGCAGAGGAAAGGCCTTTGTCCGATATGAAGTTCAAATTAGGATTGACTACCTGGCTTTGTCACATAAAGTGTGATTATAGAGAGGATAGTTCCTCATCTAATGAGTTATATAGTTATGCATGGGATCATTATAACTTTTACGAAGAGGTTTCTGTTTTTTACTATCGTATTCTTGCCGATAAGAAATGGAGTATTCTAAAAAGCCCGAAAAATCTTTCTTGGTTGACGTCTGACAATCCTGGCTTTGTAGTGGAGAAAGACGATAGTGGCACTGTGAAAGTAGAAACAAATCATATTTGGGATCGAATGCAATCTAAGATCGCTCGATTTTATTACCCATTGTCAAAGGAATATTGTTTGCGTATCGAGTCTGAGAGTTTTGTAAAACAATCAGAAATGGACGTTCCTATTGAATTTGTCGATTGTTCTGAAAACGAATGGCAGGAAATTAACGAGCAAACGATCCAGGTTAGTAAAGAGATGGTAATATCCAGTGACAGGAAAATGCTAGAACTTTTTACAGATATTATAGGTTAG
- a CDS encoding TIR domain-containing protein, with protein MSKAVLHTPPKIILQNKKEILDYIKNHAPEKLKDNEDRIRMGGRYMVNKNSLSTKAHVIKSMTFENVAFKGDIQDIEFVKCTFKNCDLDGIWGFYLIFTKVKFIGCGFRYSRYSHLEFQWNEVSFKRCEFRNVEWDEAGLLNISFEDCWLINFKLNGVYPAGNITYSSCNLEGCHFAYINYSTDDGDPDIDPDFYDLLFSSCTLTDTLFNSVELRNSLFHNTVLYKCAFMECRLSHNAIAVDDDFKSDCYASLDFQTILKSELLSVEIMERYFHVTREMNIKETVHTMTSKINFYTVFISYSLKDQLFANLLNDALRKKGIRTFLWEKDAPAGKSLEEIMSGGVHKNHKVLFIASEHSIKSKACQFELSEARRKQETLWETIFFPIHIDSYLFSVQKRDIRPISMADEYWENIQELRRVNSIDFSKFNQANIDKNAFELSISKIIQNLQVTKSVI; from the coding sequence ATGTCTAAAGCTGTTTTACATACCCCTCCAAAAATCATCTTGCAAAACAAAAAGGAGATTCTTGACTATATTAAGAACCATGCACCTGAAAAATTAAAAGACAATGAAGATCGTATCCGAATGGGAGGGCGTTACATGGTTAATAAAAATTCATTGTCTACCAAGGCCCATGTTATAAAGAGTATGACCTTTGAAAATGTTGCATTTAAAGGCGACATACAGGATATCGAATTTGTAAAATGCACTTTTAAAAATTGTGACCTAGACGGGATCTGGGGCTTTTATTTAATTTTTACCAAAGTTAAATTTATTGGATGCGGATTCAGGTACAGCCGATATAGTCATTTGGAATTTCAGTGGAATGAAGTGTCCTTTAAAAGGTGTGAATTTAGAAATGTTGAGTGGGATGAAGCTGGCTTATTAAATATAAGCTTTGAAGATTGTTGGTTAATTAATTTTAAACTCAACGGCGTATATCCGGCAGGGAATATTACCTATTCGAGCTGTAACCTAGAGGGTTGCCATTTTGCATATATTAATTACAGCACAGATGATGGTGATCCGGATATTGATCCTGATTTTTATGACCTTCTTTTTAGTTCCTGCACATTGACGGATACCTTATTTAATTCCGTAGAACTTAGGAATAGCTTATTTCATAATACCGTTTTATACAAATGTGCATTCATGGAGTGCCGATTAAGCCATAATGCCATAGCAGTGGATGATGACTTTAAAAGCGATTGTTACGCTTCATTAGATTTTCAAACCATTTTAAAAAGTGAGCTGCTCTCCGTCGAAATTATGGAAAGGTATTTTCATGTTACGAGGGAAATGAATATTAAAGAAACTGTACATACTATGACTAGCAAAATTAACTTCTATACTGTTTTTATTTCTTACAGTTTAAAAGATCAGTTATTCGCTAATCTTCTCAATGATGCATTGAGGAAAAAGGGCATTAGGACTTTTTTATGGGAGAAAGATGCTCCGGCAGGAAAATCCCTCGAAGAGATTATGTCTGGTGGTGTCCACAAGAATCATAAAGTTTTATTTATCGCATCTGAACACTCGATTAAAAGTAAAGCATGCCAATTTGAGCTTTCTGAGGCAAGGCGTAAGCAAGAGACGCTTTGGGAAACGATATTTTTTCCCATACACATTGATTCTTATCTTTTTTCTGTCCAAAAAAGAGATATACGCCCTATTTCTATGGCTGACGAATATTGGGAGAATATCCAAGAATTGAGAAGAGTCAATTCGATTGATTTTAGCAAGTTTAACCAAGCAAATATCGACAAAAACGCATTTGAACTTTCGATCAGCAAGATTATTCAGAATTTGCAAGTCACGAAATCTGTAATATAG
- a CDS encoding recombinase family protein, with amino-acid sequence MKKAIIYVRVSTDEQSEKGYSLQHQEDRLRQYCQQQQIDIIGFYKEDHSAKTFERPAFNELLKFLKTKRGNVDLLLFLKWDRFSRNAADAYSMISQLTKLGVEPQAIEQPLDLNIPENKIMLAFYLAAPEVENDRRSLNVIAGMRRAMKDGRHVTMAPKGYKNARNEQNRPIIVPSKDAPMVKWVFEEVAKGVLSIKEVWRTARRKGLNVGRSNIWYLLRNPIYYGKILLPAYKDEETKIISGLHEPIISEDLFYEVQDVLDGKKRNPKPKYTAREELPLRGFLQCPRCGRALTGSPSRGNGGTYFYYHCTNGCKERVKAEEVNKCFTKELARITIKDKYITLFEKAAEHYYHQNQERKSEKEVQTEIDKHLQRIKKAQQLLLDGELSAAEYKEIKSQYEPEIAQLERKRQDIEQMDANLLEYVKGTADLLRNLLRYYNNATLPVKQKLIGSIYPKKLIYEKNEFRTTEVNEVIAAIRRLGAAEEKREKEKAPETGGQSEEVIRIGSIQSL; translated from the coding sequence ATGAAAAAAGCAATTATCTACGTACGGGTTAGCACAGACGAACAAAGCGAAAAGGGATACAGCCTGCAACACCAGGAGGATCGCTTGCGGCAGTACTGCCAGCAACAGCAAATCGATATAATAGGCTTCTACAAGGAGGATCATTCAGCGAAGACATTCGAGCGACCGGCGTTTAATGAATTGCTGAAATTCCTAAAGACGAAACGGGGTAATGTTGACCTCCTTTTATTCCTAAAATGGGACCGCTTCAGCCGCAATGCAGCGGACGCCTACTCGATGATTAGCCAGTTGACCAAGCTGGGCGTAGAGCCCCAGGCGATCGAGCAGCCGTTGGACCTGAACATACCGGAAAACAAGATCATGCTGGCCTTTTACCTCGCCGCCCCGGAAGTGGAAAATGACCGGCGTTCGCTCAATGTCATCGCGGGGATGCGTAGGGCCATGAAGGACGGGCGTCACGTCACCATGGCGCCAAAAGGCTATAAAAATGCCCGCAACGAACAAAACCGGCCGATCATCGTCCCCAGCAAAGACGCGCCCATGGTAAAATGGGTGTTCGAGGAAGTAGCCAAGGGCGTCCTTTCGATAAAAGAAGTCTGGCGAACGGCCCGGAGAAAGGGCCTGAACGTGGGGCGCAGCAATATCTGGTACTTGCTCCGTAACCCGATTTACTACGGCAAGATATTGCTGCCCGCCTATAAAGACGAAGAAACAAAGATTATATCGGGCCTACACGAGCCCATCATCAGCGAAGACCTGTTTTATGAAGTCCAGGACGTCCTGGACGGCAAAAAGAGAAACCCAAAACCCAAATACACCGCGCGGGAAGAACTGCCCCTACGGGGTTTCCTGCAATGCCCCCGCTGCGGCCGCGCCTTGACAGGCAGCCCAAGCCGGGGCAACGGCGGCACCTATTTCTACTACCATTGCACAAACGGCTGCAAGGAGCGTGTAAAAGCCGAAGAGGTCAACAAATGCTTTACAAAGGAACTAGCGAGGATCACGATCAAGGACAAATACATCACCCTGTTTGAAAAAGCGGCAGAACACTATTACCACCAAAATCAAGAGCGGAAAAGCGAAAAAGAAGTCCAAACCGAAATCGACAAGCACCTACAGCGAATAAAAAAAGCCCAACAACTCTTGCTAGACGGCGAACTAAGCGCGGCGGAATATAAAGAGATCAAAAGCCAGTACGAACCCGAAATCGCCCAATTAGAGCGAAAGAGGCAAGACATCGAGCAAATGGACGCGAACCTGTTGGAATACGTCAAAGGCACCGCAGACCTCCTAAGAAACCTACTAAGGTACTATAACAACGCCACCCTCCCTGTCAAACAAAAGCTCATCGGTTCGATATACCCCAAAAAACTCATCTACGAGAAAAACGAATTTCGAACCACGGAAGTCAACGAGGTCATAGCCGCAATACGCAGACTGGGCGCGGCTGAAGAAAAGCGTGAAAAAGAAAAAGCCCCCGAAACCGGGGGCCAGTCCGAAGAGGTGATCCGGATTGGATCAATTCAATCTTTGTAA
- a CDS encoding helix-turn-helix domain-containing protein: protein MAKKKNEKPTDAEIEIFLGKIGERLRQLRTDGGYTSYEQFAYEHNIGRAQYGKYERGTEDLRISSLYKVVAAFGISMEEFFREGFE from the coding sequence ATGGCCAAGAAGAAAAATGAAAAACCAACCGACGCGGAAATCGAAATTTTTCTAGGAAAAATCGGGGAACGCCTCCGGCAATTGCGGACGGATGGCGGGTATACCAGCTATGAGCAGTTCGCCTATGAGCATAATATCGGCAGGGCGCAGTATGGGAAGTATGAGCGGGGGACCGAGGATTTACGGATTAGCAGTTTGTATAAGGTTGTGGCGGCGTTTGGGATCTCGATGGAAGAGTTTTTTAGGGAGGGGTTTGAATAA
- the hsdR gene encoding EcoAI/FtnUII family type I restriction enzme subunit R, with amino-acid sequence MGNTLISMGAKHQLSERDICTKYITPALQRAGWDIESQILEEVSFTDGKIFVRGKLTARGKRKRADYILYYNSNPIAIIEAKDNNHSVNAGIQQALEYARILDIPCVFSSNGDAFLFHDRTAKGMNIELELGLDQFPSPEELWNKFKIFKGIKTEEQERIISQEYYSDSSGRKPRYYQEIAINRTIEATVKGQNRILLVMATGTGKTYTAFQIVYRLWKARVKKRILFLADRNALIDQTKKNDFRHFGDKMTWVKKRQVDKSYEIFLALYQGLSGNEEEANIYKQFSPDFFDLVIIDECHRGSAKEDSAWREILEYFTNATHLGLTATPKETNEISNIEYFGDPIYTYSLKQGIDDGFLAPYRVVRVGLNIDLEGWRPPKGKLDKDGNLVEDRIYNRRDFDRNIVIEERTDTVARKVTEFLYGAGRFSKTIIFCVDIDHAERMRSALSRHNADLVRENYKYIMQITGDNDEGKKELDNFINPEEKYPVIATTSKLMSTGVDAQTCKVIVLDSNIQSMTEFKQIIGRGTRIREDFGKLYFTILDFRNVTDLFADPEFDGPPIRIKEASEEENLSTIEDEEEEFTNPIIDNVSGEEISVRKPPVRYPDNDTISYVREGSDKTYVSGVAVSVLVTREMYFDNEGRPITVSLKDHTREIITNHYSSMTDFLNRWNQSDKKAAIIKELEEQGVLVSALQDAVNRELDLFDLVCHVAFDQPPLTRKERVNNVKKRNYFTKYGEQSKKVLEALLDKYADEGIATIESAEVLSIDPLVNFGTPREIIDMFGGKENYTAALKDLESQLYA; translated from the coding sequence ATGGGAAACACCTTAATCAGCATGGGCGCCAAACATCAACTTTCCGAAAGGGATATTTGTACAAAATATATAACGCCAGCTTTACAGAGGGCCGGTTGGGATATTGAATCCCAGATATTGGAAGAAGTTTCCTTTACTGACGGAAAGATTTTTGTAAGAGGAAAGCTTACTGCAAGAGGTAAAAGAAAAAGAGCTGACTACATCCTTTACTATAATTCTAACCCTATTGCAATAATTGAAGCAAAGGACAATAACCACTCCGTCAATGCGGGTATTCAGCAAGCTTTAGAATATGCAAGAATACTCGATATCCCATGTGTTTTCAGTAGCAATGGAGATGCTTTTCTATTTCATGATAGGACAGCAAAGGGGATGAATATTGAACTTGAGTTGGGGCTTGATCAATTCCCTTCTCCCGAAGAATTATGGAATAAGTTCAAAATATTCAAAGGTATAAAAACAGAGGAGCAAGAAAGAATTATTTCGCAAGAGTATTATTCTGATAGCTCGGGTAGAAAACCACGGTACTACCAGGAAATCGCCATCAACAGAACAATAGAGGCTACTGTCAAAGGCCAAAACCGAATTTTATTGGTTATGGCGACAGGTACGGGAAAAACATATACAGCCTTTCAAATAGTCTATAGATTATGGAAAGCAAGAGTAAAAAAAAGAATATTATTTTTGGCGGATAGAAATGCACTAATTGATCAAACAAAGAAAAATGACTTCCGGCATTTTGGTGACAAGATGACCTGGGTTAAGAAAAGACAAGTAGATAAGAGCTATGAAATTTTTTTGGCACTATATCAAGGCTTATCCGGCAATGAAGAAGAAGCTAATATTTATAAGCAATTTTCACCAGACTTCTTTGATCTTGTTATTATAGATGAGTGTCATAGAGGTAGTGCGAAAGAAGATAGTGCCTGGCGCGAAATACTAGAATATTTTACCAATGCGACTCATCTTGGGCTAACAGCTACACCCAAGGAAACCAATGAGATTTCAAATATTGAATATTTCGGTGATCCAATCTATACATATTCACTAAAACAAGGTATAGATGATGGATTTCTGGCTCCTTATAGGGTGGTAAGAGTAGGATTAAATATTGACCTAGAGGGATGGAGGCCACCTAAAGGCAAATTAGATAAAGACGGCAACCTTGTAGAAGATAGAATCTATAACCGGAGAGATTTTGACCGCAACATAGTAATCGAAGAAAGAACGGATACTGTAGCGAGAAAAGTGACTGAGTTTTTGTATGGTGCAGGAAGATTTTCCAAAACGATAATTTTTTGCGTAGATATCGACCATGCTGAGAGGATGCGATCCGCTTTATCAAGACATAATGCCGATTTAGTAAGGGAGAATTATAAATATATCATGCAGATAACTGGGGATAATGACGAAGGAAAAAAGGAGCTTGATAATTTCATTAATCCCGAGGAGAAATACCCAGTAATTGCTACTACATCTAAGCTTATGAGTACGGGAGTGGATGCACAAACTTGTAAAGTAATTGTGCTGGACAGTAATATCCAGAGTATGACTGAGTTTAAGCAAATCATAGGTAGAGGTACAAGAATTAGAGAGGATTTTGGAAAGCTCTACTTCACTATTTTGGACTTTCGAAATGTAACGGACTTATTTGCTGACCCGGAGTTTGATGGCCCCCCTATCCGAATCAAAGAGGCGAGCGAGGAAGAAAATTTATCAACTATCGAAGATGAAGAAGAGGAATTTACAAATCCCATCATCGATAATGTAAGCGGGGAAGAAATTAGTGTTCGGAAACCACCAGTTCGTTATCCAGATAATGATACTATTTCCTATGTAAGAGAGGGAAGCGACAAAACTTATGTAAGCGGGGTTGCTGTTTCTGTTCTTGTTACTAGAGAAATGTATTTTGACAATGAAGGCCGACCAATTACGGTGAGTTTGAAGGACCATACGAGAGAAATTATTACAAATCATTATTCCTCAATGACGGACTTTCTGAATAGATGGAATCAGTCAGATAAAAAGGCTGCTATCATTAAAGAACTTGAAGAACAGGGTGTTTTGGTAAGCGCACTGCAGGATGCTGTAAACAGAGAGTTGGACTTATTTGATTTGGTTTGTCATGTTGCATTCGACCAGCCGCCGTTAACTCGAAAAGAGAGAGTTAATAATGTAAAAAAGCGTAACTATTTTACTAAGTATGGCGAGCAATCAAAAAAGGTTTTGGAAGCGTTGCTTGATAAATATGCTGACGAGGGAATAGCAACGATTGAAAGTGCAGAAGTTCTTTCAATTGACCCACTTGTTAATTTTGGAACTCCCAGGGAGATCATTGATATGTTCGGTGGAAAAGAAAATTACACCGCCGCACTAAAAGATTTGGAAAGTCAATTATACGCATAA
- a CDS encoding DUF4268 domain-containing protein has protein sequence MTPLGILETVDLRTVWPHEAIDFTRWLAEPKNIQELCNELEIEIDEIKVEEATGRYNADIVGLETKTQKKIIIENQLESTDHKHLGQIITYAAGLDASIIIWIAKDYNDEHKAAIDWLNRNILADIKFFLIQVELWKIGDSLPAPKFNIISQPNDWAKTINSAALSEKGSVSELKLQQQQFWYAFKEYAKGDSSTILRLGRTPRPQHWYSISFGTSKADLSLTFNSKQKQVGCELYIKDDSSIYQRILQHKTDVEQELGTDLEWMDLPDSTAFRIVKYKIGDPTNENKWPEYFQWLKENAEKFQRVFKPFFNG, from the coding sequence ATGACGCCATTAGGAATACTTGAAACAGTTGATTTGAGAACCGTTTGGCCCCACGAGGCAATAGATTTTACCCGATGGCTTGCAGAGCCTAAAAACATACAAGAGTTATGTAATGAGCTAGAGATAGAAATCGATGAAATTAAAGTGGAAGAGGCAACTGGTCGGTATAATGCGGATATTGTTGGATTAGAAACTAAGACTCAAAAGAAGATTATTATTGAAAATCAGCTTGAAAGCACAGATCACAAACATTTAGGACAGATTATTACCTATGCTGCGGGTCTAGACGCTAGTATTATTATTTGGATCGCCAAAGATTATAATGATGAGCATAAGGCTGCTATCGATTGGCTGAATCGGAATATACTAGCTGATATTAAATTTTTTTTAATCCAGGTAGAATTATGGAAGATCGGGGATTCTTTGCCTGCTCCTAAATTTAATATTATATCGCAACCAAACGATTGGGCAAAAACTATTAATTCGGCAGCGCTTTCAGAAAAGGGATCAGTATCAGAGTTAAAACTTCAGCAACAACAATTTTGGTATGCATTTAAAGAGTATGCTAAAGGCGATTCTTCAACAATTTTGAGATTAGGTAGAACACCCAGACCACAACATTGGTATTCTATAAGCTTTGGTACTTCTAAGGCCGATCTTTCACTGACATTTAATTCAAAACAAAAGCAAGTTGGGTGCGAATTGTACATCAAAGATGATAGCTCTATTTATCAAAGAATTTTGCAACATAAGACTGATGTCGAACAGGAGCTGGGAACAGATTTGGAATGGATGGATTTGCCTGATAGTACTGCTTTTAGAATAGTAAAGTATAAAATAGGTGATCCAACCAACGAGAATAAATGGCCGGAATATTTTCAATGGCTCAAAGAGAATGCAGAAAAATTTCAACGTGTATTTAAACCTTTTTTTAATGGCTAG